The segment ATggtctttaattttttaaaagtcactggcagaatataaacaaacacagcCTTCtggctaccccctgcctgcataAGGAGGGTGGAGCTGTAATTTGTAGTTCTGATGTGGGCATGTAGGTAGCATCCTGCCACGGTGCACAAGAGTTATGTTTGCAGCAATATGAAGTAGCAAGTGGCAGCAGGAGCCAGCACTCCACCTTGCTGGACCAGCTGGACAGGTGGTGTTTTGCCCCATGATTCTCACGAACAGGCTACACCTGGCAGGGTCCGTGGCTACCTGCTACTGGCTCTCTGCCCTAGCCTAGGATTTGGCCCTTGAAACTTCAGGATCCAGTGTGGATGATTCTTGACAAAGCCCATGTAGGTCAGATCCTTCATTTACTTGCCAAGCCTTGGGCTCAGGGTTAAGTTCACTGGTAAGAGTCCATCTCATCACTAGCAGCTAAAACAGGGACCTGAACTCCTGCCTGCCACATTTTCTGGGGCCCATGGTGtcatcagctgcttcagaggaagtgctGACTCATGTACTGGACCCTTGGGAGTGAAACAGAGAAGATGGTTTTCAAACATTTCTAAAACGTAACGCTTTTTTACACCTGATCTGCTTGAACTCCAGCATCATTACCACGTTAACAATGAAACCTTCCCCTGAACCCGAGCATTTTTCGAGCAGCGTGTATGTCTGCTCCTAGCACACAACTTACATAAGCCAGAGTGTCCTCTCTTCCAGGGGGCTCCAAGAAATGTGTCAAAGTTGGAGGCGAGTTTTATGCACCAAGCAAGTTTGAGGAACCTGGGGGAAAGAACAAAAGCCGAAGCCTGAAGCCTGGTGTGCGAGCCAAGGGATTTCAAGGGCCCCAATATGTATGCTTTCAGCAAATACGAGTTGTTTTTACCTCTTTGTCCTGTTTGAGTCCCCTTTGCAATAAGGTGTTTCACACTCTGCACTGGTTCCACCCATACAGCTCAGCTCAGCCTTGTCCTTTTTCTTCATAAACTATCGAGCAAGTTTGTGCTTGACTTGGCCCGGGCAGGTTGGGCAGACTTCGTGCTGTATGTGAAAGATGTGAGAGGGTTTCTAACCTTTCCCTACTCTCTGAACCAGCTCAGCCTAAAGCACTCTCAGAGCAGTGTCCTTCCCTCAGCACCACAGCGACTCCACCCAGTTGGCACAAGTCAGACTCCACTGCAGGATGCTCTAGAGTCTAGACTTAGCATCCTTCTGAGACAGGACATGCATCTATATCTATACAGCCAGTCTGATCACAGTAGCATTTTCTGCCTCACTCCTGTCCATCTCACTCTACAGAATGGGGAGCTGAAAATAAACTCACAGAGCAGCCTCCATGTCACCCCTGTTCACACCGTGGATCAAACCCTCCACCAGGTAAAAACTCTAATGAGGAGCTGAgcttctcttcccctctgccaGGAGCAGGCAAAGCGTTTCTGTCCAGTGTCATTCCCTTCTCCTCCAGGGACAATTTTCCAAATGTTGTGCAGGGCCCACACCCCGTTTTTATTGATTCTCTTGTGGTGGATAGCAGTGTGCCTCTTTGCGGCACCACCTTGTCTCAGTGAGAGTGAGAGTCTCCTTTTGAGCCTCAGGATGTTGCATAGAATTAGTGCATGATTCCTGGAAGTGTCCGGTTTCCTCAGTCTGGTAGTCTTGCTACCAGGGTGGGAGAGACACAAAGGCTTGGTTAGGACAAACATTTACTCTCCAaaagccccctgcccctggcaaACTGGAATTCCCCAGACGATTCCAAAGTGAAACAGCCACCATTTCCATCCATTGCCCAGCTCAAGAGCTTCCTGCTTAACTAACAGTTTGTGTATGGGCACTATACCTGCATGCTGAAAGTGTTCAATGGGGAAACGTTTTCAGACGTTCAGAGCTTCCCTGCAGGCTGTCAGATATGTTGTATATAACCCATGGAGACAAGTGTCTGTTGAATTTGTGGGATTCTGCAGGTTGGAATTAAGGATGAAGCATTCACTATTTTAATTCCTTGCCAGATCCCCAGCAAGGAAGCACCTGCCAGGTGTAATGTCGCCGAAATACCATAGACAGTACCTGGCCACAGAAGTCAGGCAGGCTTGTGTTATAATGCTACAGCTGCCAGCCAGCTGAAACACATGTTGTCCCCTAAGCGTTCACCTCTCTTGGTGCTCAGCTCTGTATTCTGTTTTGTCATCCTgtagggagaagagagaggtatTCTCTGAAGTCCATGATACTAATGTTTTGCTCCAAAACTAATGTTTTGTTGTGACATCTGATAGCAAGGATTCACCAATTGGTCACCTGTGCTAGAACATGACCCTTTATAACAGACCAAGTCCAGTTTATCCTGCAGTATACTGGATTGCAATGAGCGAGTGAACAGATAACCATAGTTGTACTGAGGGAGAAGTTGGCTTTGAAtctctgtgcttttgttttctgttacaTCGTGCGCTATTTGCCTCCCTGGGTCAGAAGAACGATGATGAATGTGCAGTGTGCAGGGATGGTGGGGAGCTGATCTGCTGCGACGGCTGCCCCAAAGCTTTCCACCTGGCCTGCCTCGTGCCCCCAATGACAGAAATTCCAAGGTAATAAAAAGCATTCCTAGGCACACCCCACAGCGAGTATTTACTGCTCTATCACCCCATCAGGTCCCtctggtcggggggggggggtcgggggggggggggagatgtagcattttcaaagtgctcagtgttgggctgaaaaaatgctgaaataattttgcattattttgcCTGATTTTCTTaaccagatttaaaataaaaaccaaaaacttgTCCTAAATATAAGAAGGCTTTCCTCTTCCTACAGAGGCAAGGACCTTGAATACACTTGGGGCCTACACGCTGGGCCAGGTCCTTAgagggtgtaaatcagcatagcttcattgtAATTAATTGCTGATCACAGAACTGGCCACAGCACTGTTGCTTTACTCAACTGTGACCAATGAGTTGAGTCTCCAGAAAAACATCACATATAGGTCAAAGTACCATTGTGGTACATGCAGGTTGGCTTTGCTTTCTCATTTCTCTTGTTCCTCTTAAGCATTTGCATATCTATTTCTTTAtcatctgattttgagcagcgGGACATGGAGGTGCATCTCTTGCTCAGCTGGGAAAGTGAAGCAGGACCAGTGCACAGAAGAGCCACCATGCGAGACACAGGTATAGCTAGGAACCTTGCTTCACCAAACAGCCACGTCCAACCACTTCCCTATCGTTATCCGCACTCCGCTTTTCTCCTGTGCCCTAGGTAGAAAGTGGGCAAAATGAGAGGATTAAGTTCCAGGTGCTGTTGGGATTATCCTGCCTTGTATGTAATGTGACATATGAACCCCCTATGGcctccttcctctgctgcttgTACCTATACAACAAACGGTGGGCAAGCTTTTGCTCTGAGTTTTTGCCCACTCTGTTGGAATGGTTCGCTTCCCTCAGAAGGAAcaaattctttgagggtgtcaacagaTGGAGGAGGGTGATCCAGTCAACACAGTGTACTTGggacttttcagaaagcctttttcaaggtccctcaccaagagCTCTCAAGGAAGCTAAGTGaccatgggataagagagaaggtcctcttttcagtcagtaactgattaaaagataggaagcaaaggataggaataaattatcagttttcacaaaTGGAGATAGGTAAACACTGGGGTCCCCTATGAACTttcctgggacctgtgctgttcaacatattcattaatgagctggaaaaaggTGTGAGCAGTGagctggcaaagtttgcaggtgatttaaaattatgtaaaataaatCCAAAGCTGCCTGAAAAAAGTTACAAaggtatctcacaaaactggtgactgggcaacaaaatggcagatgaaattcaacactgataaatgcaaagtaatgtagagtggaaaaaataaacctaactacacaaaatgatgggctctaaattagctgttattgCTCAAGAAAGATCTTAGATTCATTGTTCATAGTTCTCCAAAAAGTTcagctcaatgcacagcagtgaAAAAGGTGAACAGAGTGCTAGGAAATACCAGGaaaggatagaaaataagacagaaaataccataatgccactatagaaATTCATGTTATGCCACATTAAATGCTGTTTCCAGTTCTAGTTGCTCTCAGCACTTTATGTCAGGAATTCACCACTTCAACAATGGAaagatttgccacacacttgaaagaaactcactggtaaagataaactgTTAAAGAAGTTTATTgcttacaaaaaatattttacgtgattataagtgatagacaaaaaaatcagacttagttaccaaaggaaataaaatataaccACGCCGACTacactctcaaccctattagactgggaaaCAACTATATCAAACAGTTTTtatcaccccactggatattccagtccttaatatacagatgTCAGATTTAAAAGCTGGGCCAATCCCCTCTGTTAGAGTCTTGTAAGAAGTATCTTAGTTGCTTGCAGAATGGGTGGGGgcagaagggcccagtatgtgtccactctgtctgttttatactctcagtcTATGTGCTTGGAAaccacaagtccaggcatgtctgggggcattgctgaaTCTCCCGGCaaagttgagcaattcccctggagTGGCCTCCTGCAgctgagtcattgaattgtagttctattgctggacaatggttgttggattttttttaaaccccgcCCAgatgttggttactttccttgttgTTACCTCTGGGGAGCTAATTCCCTAATTTACAGCATATTTTTGTGACACCCATACAACACAATTggcataacttcatatgcattaatgatatacatatatagCTAGAGAAATCATTTTCAGAATATCATAGCCTGATACCTGACAAGGCATGCGTTATATGTAAGATCAAAATTACATCAAAATTAAGAATATGTGGGTTACAGGATGCTCCCCAAGGTTTAGAAGGTCACAGTGGGGctgaaaataaaatccaaattCTCCGCCTTTTCTTTACACAGAAACTGACAGTTGGTGAGAAATGTGGagtctgcaggggaggaggaaacatGAGCTACTGTGCCCAGTGCTTCAAGGCCTTCCACTCCCACTGCCACTTCCCTACCCAAGCAGAGCGGCTCAGGTGAGGCTCACGAGTGCAAAGGCATTACCATCTCCCACCCGGCTGTACCTGATTTAATTCAGATACAGGTTCTTGGTCTATTAGTTATGTTATGTTTGCTGGACACTGCTATTCTCCAGTTTCTTAAGATCAAAAATACATTTGATTCTCTCACATCTC is part of the Chelonia mydas isolate rCheMyd1 chromosome 9, rCheMyd1.pri.v2, whole genome shotgun sequence genome and harbors:
- the LOC102932238 gene encoding autoimmune regulator — encoded protein: MSSADRPLGEGDLRQLLKLYRTEISMAVDDVFPLLHGLADHDVVTEEMFKETLSLKEQEGSHKAFHAMLTWLLSQDSSTIQDFWRVLFKDYNLERYAKLQHIQSSFPKDVDLSRQRRGRKLPPSPKTVVQQKQQPKRKAPEESNSPQPAQPLLKCNSNPGTLPKTKAVKKPEGVEIQRFPLGNGIQSMAASVQRAVTVSSSELPVSCGAVEGILIKQVFESGGSKKCVKVGGEFYAPSKFEEPGGKNKSRSLKPGVRAKGFQGPQYVCFQQIRVVFTSLSCLSPLCNKVFHTLHWFHPYSSAQPCPLDLARAGWADFVLYVKDVRGFLTFPYSLNQLSLKHSQSSVLPSAPQRLHPVGTSQTPLQDALESRLSILLRQDMHLYLYSQSDHSSIFCLTPVHLTLQNGELKINSQSSLHVTPVHTVDQTLHQKNDDECAVCRDGGELICCDGCPKAFHLACLVPPMTEIPSGTWRCISCSAGKVKQDQCTEEPPCETQKLTVGEKCGVCRGGGNMSYCAQCFKAFHSHCHFPTQAERLSETLLCKSCSSTSGTSGLEGTVNSNSPAVRAVKAVEESAGNEPILNKEELDSLLGENSFDGILQWAFQNMSRPLSETHGFFS